In a single window of the Nicotiana tomentosiformis chromosome 10, ASM39032v3, whole genome shotgun sequence genome:
- the LOC104087085 gene encoding acetylajmalan esterase-like: MASLSLTKVSFFLLVIILAFHSSPSAAKRKCGITSVYQFGDSLADAGNAIRIPDVSLLLSTGKLPYGETFFNKPTGRASDGRIINDFIVSTLNLPFLNAYLNNGTSFRQGANFAVSGATALNNTFWAAQNVNLRPWNKYLDVQLDWFKSHLQSTCGSNCRQNLKNSLVILGEFGGVDYFNCFFSNKQEPEIRRYVPIVIAEITRGIRDVIKLGATRILVPGVYPFGCLPVYLASFAVPNATAYNPLGCLRNLNAFSSYHNTELKIALKSLQCEFPNVRIVYGDYYGALMTVLRRATRFGFNQNTLLTTCCGGGGGLYNYGKPCGSDGATTCPNPSRYVNWDGIHLTDAAHHRMANIIVNDILPKFVYNNVEDAGVLMSSY, translated from the coding sequence ATGGCTTCTCTATCTCTAACTAAagtatctttctttcttttagtaATAATCTTAGCTTTCCATTCTTCTCCTTCTGCTGCCAAAAGGAAATGCGGCATAACTTCTGTTTACCAATTCGGCGACTCTCTCGCTGATGCTGGAAATGCCATTCGTATCCCGGATGTCTCCCTGCTATTAAGCACTGGCAAACTTCCTTATGGCGAAACCTTTTTTAACAAACCTACAGGCCGCGCCTCAGACGGCCGTATCATTAATGatttcattgtctctactctcaATCTTCCTTTCCTAAATGCTTATTTGAACAACGGTACTTCTTTCCGCCAAGGTGCTAACTTCGCTGTCTCTGGTGCCACGGCGTTAAATAACACTTTCTGGGCTGCTCAGAATGTTAATTTGCGTCCCTGGAACAAGTATCTCGATGTTCAATTAGATTGGTTCAAATCTCATCTGCAGTCCACCTGTGGCTCCAATTGTAGACAAAATCTCAAGAATTCTCTCGTTATATTGGGAGAATTCGGCGGAGTTGACTACTTCAACTGTTTTTTCTCAAACAAGCAAGAACCTGAGATCCGGAGATACGTTCCAATTGTTATTGCTGAAATTACGAGAGGAATAAGAGATGTGATTAAACTAGGAGCAACTCGAATTTTGGTTCCAGGAGTTTACCCTTTCGGATGTTTACCTGTTTACTTGGCAAGTTTTGCTGTGCCTAATGCAACTGCTTACAATCCATTGGGTTGCTTGAGAAATTTGAATGCTTTCTCTTCATACCACAATACTGAGCTGAAAATAGCTCTAAAAAGTTTACAGTGCGAATTCCCAAATGTTAGAATCGTTTACGGGGATTACTACGGAGCGCTTATGACTGTTCTTCGTCGGGCTACTAGATTTGGATTTAATCAGAACACATTGCTCACTACGTGCTGTGGAGGTGGCGGCGGATTATACAATTATGGGAAACCATGTGGATCAGATGGTGCTACAACTTGTCCTAATCCCTCTCGATACGTCAATTGGGATGGTATTCATTTGACAGATGCAGCTCATCATCGTATGGCAAACATTATCGTCAATGACATACTTCCAAAGTTCGTGTATAATAACGTTGAAGATGCAGGTGTACTCATGTCTAGTTATTGA